One window of the Mycobacterium sp. SVM_VP21 genome contains the following:
- the folP gene encoding dihydropteroate synthase encodes MAIINRTPDSFYDTGATFTDEAAKSAVHRAVADGADVIDVGGVKAGPGATVDSDTETARVVPFIEWLRSAYPEQLISVDTWRAEVAKRACAAGADLINDTWAGFDPDLPAVAAEFGAGLVCSHTGGAKPRTRPFRVSYGTSVDGVVKAVISEVTAAAERVVAAGVARDRVLIDPTHDFGKNTFHGLALLRHTEDLVGTGWPVLMALSNKDFIGETLGVGLTERLDGTLAATALAAAAGARMFRVHEVGPTRRVLEMVASIQGVRAPTRTVRGLA; translated from the coding sequence ATGGCGATCATCAACCGCACCCCCGACTCGTTCTACGACACGGGCGCCACGTTCACCGACGAGGCGGCCAAGTCCGCCGTGCACCGCGCCGTAGCCGACGGCGCCGACGTCATCGATGTCGGCGGGGTCAAGGCCGGGCCGGGGGCGACTGTCGACTCCGACACCGAGACCGCTCGGGTGGTGCCGTTTATCGAGTGGCTGCGCAGCGCCTACCCCGAGCAGCTGATCAGCGTGGACACCTGGCGTGCGGAGGTGGCCAAACGCGCCTGTGCTGCCGGTGCCGACCTGATCAACGACACCTGGGCCGGGTTCGACCCGGACCTGCCGGCGGTGGCCGCCGAGTTCGGGGCTGGACTGGTCTGCTCGCACACCGGAGGCGCGAAACCGCGCACCCGCCCCTTCCGGGTGAGCTACGGCACCAGCGTCGATGGGGTGGTGAAAGCGGTGATCAGCGAGGTCACCGCGGCCGCGGAACGGGTAGTCGCGGCCGGGGTGGCCCGGGATCGGGTGCTGATCGATCCCACCCATGATTTCGGCAAGAACACCTTCCACGGGCTAGCGTTGTTGCGACATACGGAGGATTTGGTCGGCACCGGATGGCCGGTGCTGATGGCGCTCTCCAACAAAGACTTCATCGGGGAGACTCTTGGAGTGGGTCTCACGGAACGCCTGGACGGAACATTGGCGGCCACCGCGTTGGCGGCGGCCGCCGGAGCCCGAATGTTTCGGGTTCACGAGGTCGGGCCGACCCGGCGCGTACTGGAGATGGTGGCATCGATCCAGGGCGTGCGGGCGCCGACCCGCACAGTAAGGGGACTTGCATGA
- a CDS encoding glucosyl-3-phosphoglycerate synthase, which produces MTELVSAPGDTRLSGRTWTRPQWTVAELLVAKAKTGRSVSVVLPALNEQATIESVIDSITPLVDNLVDELIVLDSGSNDDTEIRSIAAGARVVSREQAVPEVPPQPGKGEALWRSLAATSGDIVVFIDSDLIDPDPMFVPNLVGPLLTGEGVHLVKGFYRRPLKVNGTEEPTGGGRVTELVARPLLTALRPDLGAVIQPLGGEYAGSRELLASVPFAPGYGVEIGLLIDTYDRLGLEAIAQVNLGVRAHRNRPLAELAVMSRQVVATLLSRCGVPDSGVGLTQFVADGSDGMDYLPRTTPLSLVDRPPMNTLRQR; this is translated from the coding sequence ATGACTGAGCTGGTCTCGGCGCCGGGCGACACCCGGCTGTCCGGGCGCACCTGGACCCGGCCGCAGTGGACCGTGGCCGAGCTGCTGGTTGCCAAGGCCAAGACCGGTCGCAGCGTCTCGGTGGTGCTGCCCGCCTTGAACGAGCAGGCGACCATCGAATCGGTCATCGACAGCATCACGCCGCTGGTCGACAACCTGGTCGACGAACTGATCGTGCTGGACTCCGGCTCCAACGACGACACCGAGATCCGGTCCATCGCTGCCGGCGCCCGCGTCGTCAGCCGCGAACAGGCAGTCCCGGAGGTGCCACCGCAGCCCGGCAAGGGCGAAGCCCTGTGGCGGTCGCTGGCGGCCACCAGCGGCGACATTGTGGTGTTCATCGACTCCGACCTGATCGACCCCGACCCGATGTTCGTGCCCAACCTGGTCGGGCCTCTGCTCACCGGAGAGGGCGTCCACCTCGTCAAAGGCTTCTATCGGCGGCCGCTGAAGGTCAACGGCACCGAGGAACCTACCGGCGGTGGCCGGGTCACCGAGCTGGTGGCCCGACCGCTGTTGACCGCGCTGCGCCCCGACCTGGGTGCGGTGATCCAGCCGTTGGGCGGTGAATACGCGGGCAGTCGTGAACTGTTGGCGTCGGTTCCGTTCGCGCCTGGCTACGGGGTGGAGATCGGGCTGTTGATCGACACCTACGATCGGTTGGGGCTGGAGGCGATCGCCCAGGTCAACTTGGGCGTGCGGGCGCACCGAAATCGCCCGTTGGCCGAGTTGGCCGTGATGAGCCGCCAGGTCGTCGCCACGTTGCTGTCGCGGTGCGGCGTCCCGGATTCCGGGGTGGGCCTCACCCAGTTCGTGGCCGACGGCTCGGACGGAATGGACTATCTGCCGCGCACCACGCCGTTGTCGCTGGTCGACCGGCCACCGATGAACACCCTGCGCCAGCGCTGA
- a CDS encoding cellulase family glycosylhydrolase: MVNKEPPYTPAADGFSEEDAIFLAANGFNVVRLGVEWAGVEPQPGVYDAAYLASIAETVNMLADHGIVTVLDMHQDLYTDLDGAGNGAPAWAVDTGGWPHINAPFPFGYVIDPAQNHAWAAFWANDHAPDGVGLQNHYTRMWEYVGHYFADNPNVAGYEIMNEPWPGGTEWLPSILGSPHFDAQTLTPFYNQVIGGIRAVDPTTPVLYEPTETTQILVPPKLGPVDDPHSVFAFHDYCPVTGFGPLELFCGFLVELQTNTSVGFAHARNIPAVITEMGAVDPPNIVTDAMHDSDHSQIGWMQWAYNSGWREEVGQPSTGDTVNTGTVATLAQPYPQAIAGTPNSWSFDNGGFHLSYSTEMVDGQGHFAAGAQTVISVPPINYPNGYEVVVTGGHVVSAPDAPVLIIASDNGATTVDVTVSRTG; the protein is encoded by the coding sequence GTGGTGAACAAAGAGCCGCCCTACACGCCGGCCGCCGACGGGTTCAGCGAAGAGGACGCGATATTCCTGGCGGCCAACGGCTTTAACGTGGTGCGGCTCGGCGTCGAATGGGCCGGGGTGGAACCCCAGCCCGGCGTCTACGACGCGGCCTACTTGGCCTCCATCGCCGAGACGGTGAACATGCTGGCCGACCACGGCATCGTCACCGTGCTCGACATGCACCAGGACCTCTACACCGACCTCGACGGGGCCGGCAACGGAGCACCGGCGTGGGCCGTCGACACCGGCGGCTGGCCCCACATCAACGCTCCGTTCCCGTTCGGCTACGTCATCGACCCGGCGCAGAACCACGCGTGGGCTGCGTTCTGGGCGAACGACCACGCGCCGGATGGGGTCGGGCTGCAGAACCACTACACCCGTATGTGGGAATACGTCGGGCACTACTTCGCCGACAATCCGAACGTGGCCGGCTACGAGATCATGAACGAACCGTGGCCCGGCGGCACAGAGTGGCTGCCCAGCATATTGGGCAGCCCGCACTTCGACGCCCAGACCCTGACCCCGTTCTACAACCAGGTGATCGGCGGAATCCGGGCCGTCGACCCGACGACCCCGGTGTTATACGAGCCGACCGAGACCACGCAGATTCTGGTGCCACCCAAGCTCGGCCCAGTGGACGACCCCCACTCGGTGTTCGCGTTTCATGACTACTGCCCGGTCACCGGGTTCGGCCCGCTGGAGTTGTTCTGCGGCTTCCTGGTCGAATTACAGACCAACACCTCGGTGGGTTTCGCGCACGCGCGCAATATCCCGGCGGTGATAACCGAGATGGGCGCCGTGGACCCGCCAAACATCGTCACCGACGCCATGCACGACAGCGATCACAGCCAGATCGGCTGGATGCAGTGGGCCTACAACTCGGGATGGCGGGAGGAGGTAGGCCAGCCGTCGACCGGCGATACCGTCAACACCGGCACAGTGGCGACACTGGCCCAGCCGTATCCACAGGCGATCGCCGGTACGCCGAATTCCTGGTCGTTCGACAACGGCGGCTTCCATCTCAGCTACTCCACCGAGATGGTTGATGGACAGGGCCATTTCGCCGCCGGCGCACAGACCGTCATCTCGGTGCCGCCCATCAACTACCCGAATGGCTACGAAGTGGTCGTCACCGGCGGGCACGTCGTCTCGGCGCCGGATGCCCCGGTGCTGATCATCGCCTCGGACAACGGCGCAACCACCGTCGACGTCACCGTCAGCCGAACTGGGTGA
- the hchA gene encoding protein deglycase HchA → MASTDDLSREPTPDPAEDNAFFPSPYSLSQYTAPRTDFDEVTHKGAYRGRWKVLMIATEERYVLLENGRMFSTGNHPVEMLLPAHHLMETGFEVDVATISGYPAKLELWAMPAQDEAVSATYAALKSKLKAPKKLSEVIENELGPDSDYLAVFIPGGHGAVVGLPDSALVEQTLDWALANDRYIITLCHGPAALLAAAVGKERSPFAGYSVCVFPDALDEGPNLEIGYLPGRLRWLVADLLSREGLTVVNDAMTGQVHRDRRLLTGDSPLASNNLGHLAAAALLEEARATA, encoded by the coding sequence ATGGCGAGCACGGATGACTTGAGCAGAGAACCGACTCCAGATCCCGCGGAGGACAACGCGTTCTTCCCGTCCCCCTATTCGCTGAGCCAGTACACGGCACCGCGAACCGACTTCGACGAGGTGACCCATAAGGGCGCCTACCGGGGTCGGTGGAAGGTACTGATGATCGCGACCGAGGAGCGCTATGTGCTCCTGGAAAACGGGCGGATGTTCTCCACCGGCAATCATCCGGTCGAGATGTTGCTCCCCGCACACCATCTGATGGAGACCGGGTTCGAGGTCGACGTCGCGACGATCTCCGGCTACCCGGCCAAGTTGGAACTGTGGGCGATGCCGGCGCAGGACGAGGCGGTCTCCGCGACCTATGCGGCGCTGAAATCGAAGCTCAAGGCCCCGAAAAAGCTCTCCGAGGTGATCGAGAATGAGCTGGGCCCGGATTCTGACTATCTGGCCGTGTTCATCCCGGGTGGCCACGGTGCCGTGGTGGGGCTGCCTGACAGCGCCTTGGTGGAGCAGACCCTGGATTGGGCGCTGGCCAACGACAGGTACATCATCACGTTGTGTCACGGTCCGGCGGCACTGCTGGCCGCCGCGGTGGGTAAGGAACGGTCGCCGTTCGCCGGATACTCGGTGTGCGTGTTCCCCGATGCGCTCGACGAAGGTCCCAATCTTGAGATCGGCTACTTGCCCGGTCGACTGAGATGGCTGGTCGCCGACTTGCTGAGCCGGGAGGGGTTGACGGTCGTCAATGACGCCATGACCGGTCAGGTCCACCGGGACCGCCGGCTGCTGACCGGCGACAGCCCGCTGGCATCGAACAATCTGGGTCACCTTGCCGCCGCGGCGCTGTTGGAAGAGGCCCGCGCGACGGCCTGA
- a CDS encoding DNA-3-methyladenine glycosylase I — MSGAPDDGQMRCGWVDGASALYRDYHDQEWGRPVRDSTALFERVSLEAFQSGLSWLVILRKRENFRRAFADFDVETVARFTDADVARLMDDAGIVRNRAKIEATIANARATIDLGSTDLAALLWSFAPPPRPRPADLSAIPAVTPESTAMARELKRRGFRFVGPTTAYALMQATGMVDDHVRACWVPPVTA, encoded by the coding sequence TTGAGCGGCGCTCCCGACGACGGCCAGATGCGGTGCGGCTGGGTCGACGGCGCCTCGGCGCTGTACCGCGACTACCACGACCAGGAGTGGGGACGTCCGGTGCGGGACTCGACCGCACTGTTCGAGCGGGTCAGTCTGGAAGCGTTTCAGAGCGGACTGTCGTGGCTGGTGATTCTGCGTAAGCGGGAGAACTTCCGGCGGGCGTTCGCCGATTTCGATGTGGAGACCGTCGCGCGTTTCACCGACGCCGACGTGGCCCGGCTGATGGACGACGCCGGCATCGTGCGCAACCGAGCCAAGATTGAGGCGACGATCGCCAACGCCCGGGCGACCATCGACCTCGGTTCCACCGATTTGGCGGCCCTGCTGTGGTCATTCGCCCCGCCGCCGCGTCCGCGCCCGGCGGACCTGTCGGCAATTCCGGCCGTGACGCCGGAATCGACGGCGATGGCGCGTGAATTGAAGCGTCGCGGGTTCCGATTCGTGGGACCCACTACCGCCTATGCGTTGATGCAGGCCACGGGCATGGTCGACGACCACGTCCGGGCATGTTGGGTGCCGCCGGTGACCGCTTAG
- a CDS encoding DivIVA domain-containing protein yields the protein MTLVLLYLVVLVLTALLLFGVASTLFGRGEQLPPLPRATTATMLPASGVTGADVDAVKFSQVLRGYNTGEVDWVLERLGAELDQLRGELAAAQAAAETAAESR from the coding sequence GTGACACTGGTGTTGCTGTATCTCGTCGTGCTCGTGCTCACCGCGTTGCTGCTGTTCGGGGTGGCCAGCACGCTGTTCGGCCGGGGTGAGCAGCTTCCGCCGCTGCCGCGGGCGACGACGGCGACCATGCTGCCGGCTTCCGGGGTCACCGGTGCTGATGTCGACGCGGTCAAGTTCTCTCAGGTGCTGCGCGGCTACAACACCGGTGAGGTCGACTGGGTTTTAGAGCGCCTCGGTGCCGAGCTCGACCAGCTCCGCGGCGAGCTCGCTGCGGCGCAGGCGGCCGCCGAGACGGCAGCGGAGTCGCGTTGA
- a CDS encoding DUF2599 domain-containing protein, with protein sequence MRSRVRGGSGGRTLSPARTAAAAAGALIVGLTPMLAAAPAQADWDWLLDAAAPVEVAGSAAGGLDLGSLMALVQSFTDQLDPATNKLFSDVIDAVLAWPGPSQSLDTAELVNQYIYAPLHAGLQQWISSPFGELSLGLINAPFTALFGRDLIGDGIDGFDGINTSLFGQSGWFGDAGDGGFLFGDGGAGVVGIDGIGGAGGDAGFFGNGGAGGLGGVGAAGGDGGAGGWFMGLGGAGGAGGAGAVGGTGGVGLGMLLGTGGTGGAGGTGVEGDIGGDGGVGGAGAWWLGRGGDGGIGGEGDEDDNGGAGGDGGAGGLLFGRGGDGGLGGEGGAGGLGGSGGFLGAAGISAAPYVANTQWVTYDGGTSLRVYPTETGRTEAGEPGTLRQGEQAWAEVVKRNPEANNPGMRAQFLCHWQFAEFIQPGKTSWNLEPWRPDVSSLNLLANGCNPGGAEEPF encoded by the coding sequence ATGCGCTCACGCGTGCGAGGCGGCAGCGGTGGTCGCACTCTCTCCCCCGCCCGGACGGCCGCTGCGGCAGCAGGTGCCCTGATCGTCGGCCTCACCCCGATGCTGGCCGCCGCCCCGGCGCAGGCGGATTGGGATTGGCTGCTCGATGCCGCAGCGCCGGTGGAGGTCGCGGGCAGTGCCGCAGGCGGGCTCGACCTCGGCAGCCTGATGGCGCTGGTCCAGTCCTTCACCGACCAACTCGATCCGGCCACCAACAAGCTGTTCTCCGACGTCATCGACGCGGTGCTGGCCTGGCCGGGCCCGAGCCAGTCGCTCGACACCGCCGAATTGGTGAACCAATACATCTACGCACCCCTGCACGCCGGATTGCAGCAGTGGATTTCCAGCCCGTTCGGCGAGCTCAGCCTCGGCCTGATCAACGCACCCTTTACCGCGCTGTTCGGTCGCGACCTGATCGGTGACGGCATCGACGGGTTCGACGGCATCAACACCAGCCTGTTCGGTCAGTCGGGTTGGTTCGGCGACGCCGGTGATGGCGGGTTCCTGTTCGGCGACGGCGGAGCCGGCGTGGTGGGTATCGACGGCATCGGCGGTGCCGGCGGCGACGCGGGATTCTTCGGCAACGGTGGCGCAGGCGGGCTGGGCGGTGTCGGTGCCGCCGGCGGCGACGGCGGGGCCGGCGGCTGGTTCATGGGTCTGGGTGGAGCGGGCGGCGCCGGCGGCGCGGGCGCGGTCGGCGGCACCGGCGGCGTGGGGCTCGGCATGCTGCTCGGAACCGGCGGTACTGGTGGCGCCGGGGGCACCGGTGTTGAAGGCGACATCGGCGGCGACGGCGGAGTCGGCGGCGCCGGGGCCTGGTGGCTGGGTCGCGGCGGCGACGGCGGCATCGGCGGTGAGGGCGACGAGGACGACAACGGCGGCGCCGGCGGCGATGGCGGCGCGGGCGGTCTGTTGTTCGGGCGCGGCGGCGACGGCGGCCTCGGCGGTGAAGGCGGCGCCGGTGGCCTGGGCGGCTCCGGCGGCTTCCTGGGGGCCGCAGGCATCAGCGCGGCGCCGTACGTCGCGAACACCCAGTGGGTGACCTACGACGGCGGAACCAGCCTGCGGGTCTATCCGACCGAGACCGGCCGAACCGAGGCGGGCGAGCCCGGCACCCTACGCCAGGGCGAGCAGGCCTGGGCGGAGGTCGTCAAGCGCAACCCCGAGGCCAACAACCCCGGCATGCGCGCACAGTTCCTGTGCCACTGGCAGTTCGCCGAGTTCATCCAACCCGGTAAGACCAGTTGGAACCTGGAGCCGTGGCGTCCGGACGTGAGCTCACTGAACCTGCTCGCCAACGGCTGCAACCCCGGCGGCGCCGAAGAACCGTTCTAA
- the glgC gene encoding glucose-1-phosphate adenylyltransferase has protein sequence MREAPHVLGIVLAGGEGKRLHPLTADRAKPAVPFGGAYRLIDFVLSNLVNARYLRICVLTQYKSHSLDRHISQNWRLSGLAGEYITPVPAQQRLGPRWYTGSADAIYQSLNLIFDEDPDYIVVFGADHVYRMDPEQMVRFHIASGAGATVAGVRVPRADASSFGCIDADESGRVRGFLEKPANPPGTPDDPDSTYVSMGNYVFTTKVLIDAIRADADDDHSDHDMGGDIMPRLVADGMAAVYDFSDNEVPGATERDRGYWRDVGTLDAFYDAHMDLVSAHPVFNLYNNRWPIHGATENLAPAKFVNGGSAQESVVGAGSVISAGSVRNSVLSSNVVIDDGAIVEDSVIMPGARVGRGAVVRHAILDKNVVVGPGEMIGVDLEKDRERFSISAGGVVAVGKGVWI, from the coding sequence ATGAGGGAAGCGCCGCATGTGCTGGGCATCGTCCTGGCCGGTGGGGAGGGCAAGCGGCTGCATCCGCTGACCGCGGACCGCGCCAAGCCGGCGGTCCCCTTCGGGGGTGCCTACCGGTTGATCGACTTCGTGCTGTCGAATCTGGTCAATGCGCGCTACCTGCGGATTTGTGTTCTGACGCAGTACAAGTCGCATTCACTGGACCGGCACATTTCGCAGAACTGGCGGTTGAGCGGCCTGGCGGGGGAGTACATCACCCCGGTGCCCGCCCAGCAGCGCCTCGGCCCGCGCTGGTACACCGGGTCCGCCGATGCCATCTATCAGTCGCTGAACCTGATCTTCGACGAGGACCCGGACTACATCGTGGTTTTCGGAGCCGACCACGTGTACCGGATGGACCCCGAGCAGATGGTCCGCTTCCACATCGCCAGCGGGGCCGGGGCGACGGTTGCCGGGGTGCGGGTGCCGCGCGCGGACGCGTCCTCGTTCGGGTGCATCGACGCCGACGAGTCCGGCCGGGTCCGCGGTTTCCTGGAGAAGCCGGCGAACCCTCCTGGCACGCCCGATGATCCAGACAGCACGTATGTGTCGATGGGCAACTACGTCTTCACCACCAAGGTGCTGATCGATGCGATCCGCGCCGACGCCGACGATGATCACTCCGACCACGACATGGGCGGCGACATCATGCCGCGCCTGGTGGCCGACGGAATGGCCGCGGTCTACGACTTCTCCGACAACGAGGTGCCCGGCGCCACCGAACGGGACCGCGGCTACTGGCGTGATGTCGGAACCCTGGATGCGTTCTACGACGCTCACATGGACTTGGTGTCAGCGCACCCGGTGTTCAACCTCTACAACAACCGCTGGCCGATTCACGGCGCGACCGAGAATCTGGCGCCGGCGAAGTTCGTCAACGGGGGGTCGGCGCAGGAGTCGGTGGTGGGCGCCGGCAGCGTCATCTCGGCGGGCTCAGTGCGCAACTCGGTGCTGTCGTCGAATGTGGTGATCGACGACGGCGCCATCGTGGAGGACAGCGTGATCATGCCCGGGGCCCGGGTGGGGCGTGGCGCGGTGGTGCGGCACGCGATCCTCGACAAGAACGTGGTGGTGGGCCCCGGCGAAATGATCGGTGTTGACCTGGAGAAAGACCGGGAACGGTTCTCCATCAGTGCCGGCGGTGTGGTCGCCGTCGGTAAGGGCGTCTGGATTTGA
- the glgA gene encoding glycogen synthase: MRVAMLTREYPPEIYGGAGVHVTNLVEALRRLCHVDVHCMGAPRPGAQAHQPDPALRDANPALGTLSADLTMVDAVSTADVAHSHTWYTALAGRLAALLYDIPHVLTAHSLEPLRPWKAEQLGGGYRVSSWVEKEATIASDAVIAVSSAMRDDLLRVYPELRPDRVHVIYSGIDTEVWRPQPIGPESMPAELGIDPDRPMVAFVGRITRQKGVAHLVAAAHRFHPDAQLVLCAGAPDTPEIADEVRAAVADLAAARSGVFWIQETLPARQIRELLSAATVFVCPSVYEPLGIVNLEAMACGTAVVASDVGGIPEVVTDGETGTLVHYDAGDPDGYHAELAEAVNALITDPARAQRYGDAGRRRCEEVFSWARVAEQTLAVYRQAGR; the protein is encoded by the coding sequence ATGCGGGTGGCGATGCTGACTCGGGAATACCCTCCGGAGATCTACGGCGGCGCGGGCGTCCATGTCACCAACCTGGTGGAGGCGCTGCGACGGTTGTGTCACGTCGACGTGCACTGCATGGGTGCGCCCCGGCCGGGCGCGCAGGCGCATCAGCCCGATCCGGCGCTGCGCGACGCCAATCCGGCGCTCGGGACGCTGTCGGCCGACCTGACGATGGTCGACGCCGTCAGCACGGCCGACGTCGCACACTCCCACACCTGGTACACCGCCCTGGCCGGCCGGCTGGCGGCGCTGCTGTACGACATCCCGCATGTGCTGACCGCACATTCGCTGGAGCCGCTGCGCCCGTGGAAGGCCGAACAGCTGGGCGGCGGCTACCGGGTGTCGTCGTGGGTCGAGAAGGAGGCGACGATCGCCTCGGACGCGGTCATCGCGGTCAGCTCGGCGATGCGCGACGACCTGCTGCGGGTCTATCCGGAACTGCGGCCCGACCGCGTACACGTGATCTACAGCGGCATCGACACCGAGGTGTGGCGACCGCAGCCGATCGGGCCGGAGTCGATGCCAGCCGAGCTCGGGATCGACCCGGACCGGCCGATGGTGGCCTTCGTCGGGCGGATCACCCGCCAGAAAGGGGTGGCGCATCTGGTGGCCGCCGCCCACCGGTTTCACCCGGACGCGCAATTGGTCTTGTGCGCCGGCGCCCCCGACACACCGGAGATCGCCGACGAAGTCAGAGCCGCCGTAGCCGATCTGGCCGCCGCCCGCAGCGGGGTGTTCTGGATACAGGAGACCCTGCCCGCTCGGCAGATCCGCGAATTACTCTCGGCAGCAACGGTTTTTGTATGCCCCTCGGTCTACGAGCCGTTGGGCATCGTCAATCTGGAGGCGATGGCCTGCGGCACCGCGGTGGTCGCCTCCGACGTTGGCGGCATCCCCGAGGTGGTCACCGACGGCGAGACCGGCACCCTGGTCCACTACGACGCCGGCGATCCGGACGGCTATCACGCCGAACTCGCCGAAGCCGTCAATGCGTTGATCACCGACCCGGCCCGTGCGCAGCGCTACGGCGACGCCGGCAGGCGTCGCTGCGAGGAAGTGTTTTCCTGGGCGCGAGTCGCCGAGCAGACCTTGGCGGTCTACCGGCAGGCGGGCCGCTAG
- a CDS encoding DUF2127 domain-containing protein — translation MVDFALCACGLRGHVTFAPDEPELRRRLRTDTPGGEAWRCLRCETFVVGAARGSGPADTAPEIPRGPMLRDRILMRALAVERAVRCMIFMVVAAGVFKVSGSRERLQDAFERDLPLLQPLAAQIGWDPDNSKLIQHIAQAFALSSTTLLWIATALAAYAAIELVEAVGLWLMQRWGEYFAVIATSVFLPLESYELTEKVTALRVVALLINVAAVIWLLWSKRLFGLNGGASAYRQAHETASLLSVERASLDETDAGATP, via the coding sequence ATGGTGGATTTTGCTCTCTGCGCGTGCGGACTGCGAGGGCACGTGACGTTCGCTCCCGACGAGCCGGAACTTCGGCGGCGGCTGCGGACCGATACGCCCGGGGGCGAGGCATGGCGGTGTTTACGCTGCGAGACATTCGTGGTGGGAGCTGCTCGCGGCAGCGGCCCAGCCGACACCGCGCCGGAGATTCCGCGGGGGCCGATGCTGCGCGACCGGATCTTGATGCGCGCACTCGCGGTAGAGCGCGCGGTTCGTTGCATGATTTTCATGGTGGTAGCGGCTGGGGTGTTCAAAGTCAGCGGATCGCGCGAACGCCTGCAGGACGCCTTCGAACGAGATCTGCCGTTGCTGCAGCCCCTGGCAGCTCAGATCGGTTGGGATCCGGACAACTCGAAGCTGATTCAGCACATCGCCCAGGCGTTCGCCTTGTCGTCAACGACGCTGCTGTGGATCGCCACGGCACTGGCGGCCTATGCCGCGATCGAGCTTGTCGAGGCGGTCGGACTGTGGCTGATGCAACGGTGGGGCGAATACTTCGCGGTCATCGCGACCAGCGTCTTTCTTCCACTGGAAAGCTACGAGCTGACCGAGAAGGTCACTGCGCTTCGCGTCGTCGCACTGTTGATCAATGTCGCTGCGGTGATCTGGCTGCTCTGGAGCAAACGGCTGTTCGGGCTAAACGGCGGCGCCAGCGCGTACCGACAAGCTCACGAGACCGCGAGCTTGCTCAGCGTCGAACGCGCGAGCCTGGACGAGACGGATGCCGGCGCGACGCCGTAG
- a CDS encoding isoprenylcysteine carboxylmethyltransferase family protein, translating to MKTIGKGLFSAILGLIAFGLLLFVPAGTLHYWQAWVFLAVFAASTWIPSMYLIRTNPAALERRMRFGPTAETRPLQRVVIAVIFLCFPAMFVVSVIDHRLGWSAVPTAVCLFGDVLVAAGLVLAMLVVIQNGYAAANVTVEAGQTLVSTGLYGVVRHPMYTGNVALMVGVPLALGSYWGLVFLVPGLIVLVVRILDEEQLLTHELSGYREYTHQVRYRLLPYLW from the coding sequence GTGAAAACCATTGGCAAGGGTTTGTTTTCAGCAATCTTGGGTCTGATCGCCTTCGGACTGTTGCTGTTCGTGCCCGCCGGGACACTGCACTACTGGCAGGCGTGGGTGTTCCTCGCGGTCTTCGCCGCATCCACCTGGATCCCGAGCATGTATCTGATCCGCACCAACCCGGCCGCCCTCGAGCGCCGGATGCGCTTCGGGCCGACTGCCGAGACGCGGCCCCTGCAGCGGGTCGTTATCGCCGTCATCTTCCTCTGCTTTCCGGCCATGTTCGTCGTCAGCGTGATCGATCATCGGCTGGGATGGTCGGCGGTGCCGACGGCGGTCTGCCTGTTCGGTGACGTCCTGGTGGCGGCCGGACTGGTTCTGGCCATGCTGGTGGTCATCCAGAACGGCTACGCGGCCGCCAATGTCACCGTCGAGGCCGGCCAGACGCTGGTCTCGACCGGCCTGTACGGGGTGGTGCGCCACCCGATGTACACCGGCAACGTCGCTTTGATGGTCGGTGTCCCACTCGCGCTCGGCTCCTACTGGGGGCTGGTCTTCCTGGTGCCCGGGCTGATCGTGCTGGTGGTGCGAATCCTCGACGAGGAGCAGTTGCTGACTCACGAGCTCAGCGGATACCGCGAATACACCCACCAAGTCCGCTACCGATTGCTGCCCTACCTCTGGTAG
- a CDS encoding DUF3117 domain-containing protein: MAAMKPRTGDGPLEATKEGRGIVMRVPLEGGGRLVVELTPDEAAALGDELKAVTSG; this comes from the coding sequence ATGGCGGCGATGAAGCCCCGGACCGGCGACGGTCCGTTGGAAGCGACCAAAGAGGGGCGAGGCATCGTGATGCGAGTACCGCTTGAGGGCGGTGGACGACTGGTCGTCGAGTTGACTCCGGATGAGGCCGCCGCGCTCGGCGACGAACTCAAAGCCGTCACCAGCGGCTAA